Genomic segment of Gouania willdenowi chromosome 17, fGouWil2.1, whole genome shotgun sequence:
caccgtctcccagcatcagaaccttttcaaagtgcctggttgagttttatttttcactgaattgtatccacatctgtgggtaaggtcatttttgtgtgcgcgcagcacttcaaggatgactgcttcatcaacctccaccagtataaagaaggatttgccgaaagactttgtctgattgagggttcaattccttctatctttggagacgacgaccAGAGCACTTcgataagctgtaaataacgctaaaaagtgtgatgataagacgtccctgtcattgttttgttagcattagcagttgcaccgtcttcatatgttagcgctgtgtgctcgttttagatccttgatgatatggcctacgtgatttaatttaagtctaaagttttcattagtcatttcattttgccgttttggagttgaacctggagagggggcggggtatgaagtgtctcatttgcatttaaagagaccgcaccaaaacgagttgctcttagaagcacatcagaaaagggttagaaaaggggtctggggagctataataatgaggaattcagacccaagcagtgcagttcagctttatatagaccacaactgtataattttatatgtaaaaaggaaggatttaaaaccatgatatgtcccctttaaagaaaaGCCTTTTTTATAACACTAATTTTAGGTGTTTATGGGGTACTAATAGGTTTTAGTGTAATGTTGTATTACATTTTCACCTGGGATATCTTACTACCATTACcaacactgtgtaacttttatttttgacaaaaatgaaTTCAAAGTTATTGACCAATTTCTTCTTATTCAAGCTGGAGTCTTGCATTCGGAGCCTGAGGCTCTGAGTTTGGCTCGAGCCGTGTCTCTGACAGACGGTGTGGAGCTGACTGGGGTCTACGCTCACTGTGGGAACACTTACAACTGCAGAGGAGTGGAGCAGATACACGCTGTGGCCCAAGAAACCACAACATTTACACTGCAGTTCATGGAAAAGTAAGTCCAAAGCCTTTTGAACACTGAATGGGATGAAGAGGTTGACTTTGATTCATAGAGAAGTTGTTGAAAAGCCTTGTTTGTTAAAGAAGTTATTGTAATAACTTAATCATATTCGCTCACGTGAACCTAAAGATTCAATTTGCATTGATTCATAAGTTCATGAACAATATTTTGCTttcttgatattaaaaaataaaataaggaaaatGATAACCTGCTATGCaagttgtttgatatttttgtttgtctgtttttcaatcttgggttgtgaacccatgtggggtcgccaggaattgaaatggggtcacctgaaatgtccagtcattggtaaaaaattactgataaaaatgatggtgtttttttttttttttttaatatttattaataataataattattattattattattattattatttaattattctttaccacacacaatctcaaacaaaaaatattctaaactatcacttcctcaaatataactctagttcaaataaaatccaGCTTTAAAATATCAAGAATAAATatctctggggtcgccagaaatttgcgatataaaaatagggtcacgtacccaaaaaaggttgggaaccactggtctaatcTATCTTATTAACgccatttatttttcttaacatGGAGCTATTTAGTAGTAGGTACTCTGATACATGGAAATAAAGGGAATGGTTTTCCCTGACATTAATGCAAATGATAGTGattagtttatttcattaagCTTTGTCAGATTGCATCTCTGGCTGTAATGAAGCCATAAATCATAACCAAattgcattgattttttttattagactcaAGGCTGTCGGCATCACCTGTAAGTCCAGTATTGGCTCCACCCCTTCCTGCAGTCACCCAGTCGATGACATGTCCCAACTCAGTGAGGTGCATCCTGGGAACTACGTATTCTACGGTCAGTCCAATTacgatttttggttttttttcaaagCGCTGTTGGGAAACACAGAAGCCAACAGTTGtaataagtgtgtgtgcatgtgtgtgtgtggctgctttCAGATACGCAGCAGTCGGTCATCGGCTCGTGCTGTCTGGAGGACATCGCTGTGCGGGTATTGACTAGAGTCATTGGACACTGTCCTCACAGGAACCAGCTGCTCATTGACTGTGGCTGGTGTGGACTCAGGTAACTTCATCAGCATTATTTGATTAATCCTGAAACATAAAATAACTTCTGAAATTATTCATGTTAATCAGTTATGATGGGCAGGTTTAAATTTCCTTTATGACTTTATTATAACATGAGAGGAAGAATACATccattaaagcagtggttctcaaacttttccgcccacaacccccaaaattaaggttccagagaccggggacccccactgtacctgaatgGTTGAACACGGACCTGAATATTCTAGAAACAGTCAGATGGAGACAGgttcatctataagggggaataaaggggagagctttttggctCCCATCCATAAATTTAGCAAAATTATtgtccattgttttatgaatctgtgataaccacatttatttatttatttatctgaataatatccacttttatccaggaagtttattatttgtgccatagtatatagtcatcttaaaaatgtaaatcattgtttaaatcagaaataaaatgggttaaaagtgaccaaaaatgatggaaaaggtggtgaaattggataaatgttgcaaataataaggaaaaaagtaggaactattagtttaaactggcaaataatggccatgagcatgacaaattgtgaatgtggttagattggcaaaaataaacatgaaatatggtgaaaataatgggtcgacatatgcgacattaggtgggaaaagtggtgtaaagggtttataagtgccaaaaatgtcttgaaagtggaggTATTGAAATtttatggagaagtggcagaaatgaaaatactggagcaaaaatgcattgaaaggcaagaaaaagtgatgaaaataggttaaaatatggcaagtttggtgtagttgcaaaaaaaagggtaaaaataagcaaaaaaatggctcaaattgttcagacaATAATctgagtttcttgaaggcatcttgcgacccccctcccagtgtctcgcgaccccgaatagggtcctgaccccaagtttGAGAGCCTCTGCTTTAAAGGGTATAAAATGATTATTTCCTGGTTGACGTGAGAATGATTaagaaagagagagacagaAGTAAGAAGAATAAGAAAGAGATTGTTGGAGTTTtaatggaaacaaaaacaaataaagtcttCCTGCACATGTTTACTTAGTGAGTCTGACAGACCGCTCATATGTCTCTGCTCAGCTTGGATGGAGCTGGAAAACTTCCGACAGGATATGCTCTCATCGAAGGACATCCAGACCTCAAGTATGGCTGCTcgcctgtttttttcttttcttttttttttccgatgTGAATgataaaaacaggaacagatgaTTTATTGTAAATTCTCGTAAATTATGTTTCCCTTTCAGATTAGTGTCTATGACACAGGAGCATGGAAGAGTGGAGCCCATCTCAGGTCCACTGGACTACAGTAAATACCCTCTTGGCTCTCTGCTCACACTGATCCCTTACCACGTCAGTAACTCTTCACTGCAAAAAGTACTTCTCACAAAGTGAATCTTAGGCGAATTGACATGTTGGCTCTGTTTCTGCAGGCGTGTGCGACGGCGATGATGCATCCCGTGTACTACGTGCACTCAGAGGGCCGTCTGGTTGGCAAGTGGACCCCCACGCGTGGGTGGTGAACAGCTGTCCAATAGGAAACTCattcactaaaggatttagtcagaaaaaacaatcaatatatctttgatttttcatttgagaaaaataaagaaatcctCTGTAGCGgtatttcattttgaattgtttaataaaataaatccctTTATTGGAGTGGTTTTATGAggtatttatattaaaaaaacaaataattgttttggaaaaaacaaagacagcatttacttaaataaaaaaataaaagcttcttcCCTACCTTATCAGAAAATGTCAAACATTTcaatttttaatcaataaatccaGTTTATTTCACTGAAATAAAATGCATCGTTACTCTTTATGCAATGATTTTCACTGGCGTTTTTAATCTATGAAACAAATGTGTtgctgacatttttttaattttctatttaAATCAGAATATATAGTTCAAGAGTGTTATTTATGCcatattatttgatttattagttATACACATATTTATGATAATAAATAGTGATGTATTTTCTGGGGCTAGGTTTGGTGAATGTTTATTTACATGCATAATGTTGTTTGAGTATCAGGGGGAATCTCTGGTCATACACATTCTTAAAAACAGCAACTAATGTCTAAAATTAACTTAATAACATgtccaaaatataaaattacttaGAAATCAATAGAGTGAAAATGCCtaacaaaacaaagtaaaccataaatatatattttagacAGATGAGAGTACATCATCAGCAAAAAATCTTAGTCTTCAATTAtaaatttcactttttattttgtatcttaTTATATACTTTTTGTCAGAACACAATCAATTGAAAGAGGAAGCAATAAACACAATGAAACcagaaaggaaaaagaagatacagaaaaagacaaaagccaTCCATAAAGCtttagatatttattttaaacatgttttttacagGGTTGCAGCAGTCACATAGAAACTATTACAGCTGACATCAAGGCTAGGAGGTGTATAGTACACCTTGTACAGGCTGTTACtctcacaaaaaaatgacagcctaaatataattaataataataataatacattttatttaaaagcacctaTTTCAACACTCAAGGTCACATTACAGAGTCattgaaaacacaataaaatataacaataaagtaagtaaagacaagaaaagaaagTACCACAAAATTCAAATGTATCAGGGAAAATGATAGGAAAGAACATGAGCGTTAAGAATATAAGTAAAGTGaattttagaggaaaaaaaggtACGGATCAAATTATTTGGGATAAATAATGTTGTAAAACTAATGAATGTATAATGCTGGTGGATAAGGTCAAACCACTGTGGTGAGTCCGGTCAGAACTCAAAAGGCAGTCCGTAGTTGATTTAGATGGGTTTTAATGCAGACTTGAATTTGTAGTTTGTCCTTTACACTTCGATGCTAATGTGTGGttctaaaacagaaataataatgtGTCAATCTCTAATGAATACAGACACTACTGCAATAAACTAACTGGTACAGaaatattcacactttaaataaacaacagCAGAAGTAGATCCTCATTAAATGTTCATGTGAACTGAGAATAGCACCAACTAACAGTGGAAACGCTACATTTCACTACAAACACGAACACCATCAAAGTAGGGTGACTGACAAACAAACTATGAACTAAACTTAAAGTACTTAAGAACTAAGCACTGTAAACTCTGATGTGTCTCCTTCCTCGTTTCtccttcttttctctctcttcctgCATCCTACACACTGGTGGGCTAGGCTCCGCCCCTTAAAGGGCCAGCATGACAGTCTTTAGACAGCCTTTTCTacaaatgttaattttaaaggAAATTGTCTTGAAATGCCAGTCCAAAAGCTGGGTTAAGTTGGTTTCTGTGGGGGAAAACTAGCTGTCGACAGTTATTCATGCATTCTTcatcacaaacataaaccaaaagtgacagaaatgtcAAAACAGCCAAGCCACAGTACCCTCTGTGGAGTGCATTATGGGAAACGTAGTTCTAAACGAGAGCTGCGTTTCCATTGGACGTCTGCTGGCATTTCCTTGTCACGTGATTTAAAACTTCACAGAGATGGCGCGGAAAGTTGTGTCACGACAGTGAGAAAAAGCTCCGAGCGGGTGAAGGGATTTGTTGACGGAGCGTGCGTTTGTCCACTCACGCGCACATTGGGCAAGTAGGTCACGTGAGCCTCGTGGTCCCGATGTTTCCTCTCTATCTTGTTGTGCTTCACGTGGACACGTGAAACAGTGCGTTTTTAGCTTTTGAGTGTCCTGTGCTGTGGGTAGAGAACCATGAGTGCTCTGGAGGTGAAGTTCGTCGGGGACGGAGACGTCCTCGAGCACATCGTGGACAAACAGGAAGGTACGAAGCTCTGTCCGTCCGTCTGTTGACATAAAGGTGGCTCTGCTGTCATTGATAACCGGCTTGTTTCTCTCAGGTGTGaagaacagcagcagcagctcagtgCAGAAAATGGTGAGCTTTAAGAACCAGGCTGGACGGAGGGATGCAGGGAGTGATGGAGAGGAAGAGGCAGCTCTGGATGAGCAGCATTACATCCAGGCCTTAGGAGCAGACAACACAGAGGGTGAGCACCTGATAGTCTAGGGCTGAGCAatatatatcgagatttctatttggcgatatagaaaattgcGATATTGCCTATAactatattttatagcttattttgaatgaacaTACTTGtattaggagtcactgcttttgctacttctcagaacagcatgaaaaggaCAGTTAGATGGATAGAGCTACCCCTAAAcaatccacactacaaaactcactcacatgtgctgtccccgagaggaggaaaaagccaaaagtggcacatattgtgcagctgtttgttaaaggtatagaggatgattttcccgaagtttagaaaagaaacgcccacTGCACATGTTGCACTCTCTCACACAGAGCACAGTTTTAGTCGCGCACAGCTCTCtttacaagttggagtcggcatcgctcatacaagcttaccttccaaaagaagatttgcacttttcccactatgtcagactcgccaccgtaagtgaaaatccattttcaaaggacccaaTGCGCACCTGTCACGGGCAGGGGCACTTACGACAGCCTTACGTTAAATAAAGTTGATAATGAAATAGACATGTTgagtatttctttattttctgctAAGTCAGGGGTGCCGCATTCCAGTCCtcaagggccggattcctgagacttttagatgtctcctgctctaacacacctgaatcaactagggctgccaactttggacgtttagtcgactaattggttgATGCCGTTGtggtcgaccagcaatggtatcagtttcaatatggtttttaaaaaaaatgcaatgcacttatataggtgataaggattaaataacaatataatgtatttaatgcctaaacatgattctatgtccagcaacagctctgtgtgagtgcgtgctgcgctgcaacaacaaaaaagtgttgCACTTCAGCTGTCAGTGCGCAGTGCgctgtcctcagagcagagagggaaagAATGAAGACTTCTACTGTTGAATCAATTCTtcttctgcacaagaacatggattgtCCTTATATTTGATAAGTGGATTATGTGAATAGATCCACTGTCCACTgcacacctgtgtttgacgtgctggttaccccgtgcgctgatctaaTGATCGGGCAccgatataaatacctaatgtctgtcggacctgtaggtttcatttttgctttgtcggggtctggtcaaagcttgaataaatcataaatggtctgtgtttaaaagcaaatcggcaccacaaaaaagccaaaaatgtgtttctttttctttcgcctcttcctcctctgcacctgctcattcatcctccgtttttttgttttttttggttgactaatcgctacgtgagccatagtcttggtcgaccaaccatttccgtggttgactacagccctagaaTCAACTAGatggctcgttatcatgcttctgcagagcttgatgacaacattGGTTTCAACAAGGTGTGTTGGTGgagggagacatctaaaagtctcaggagttcatccctcgaggactggagtctgGCACCCCTGTGCTAAGTgctgtgaatgaatgaataacatATGTAATATAATATAGAAGTGAAACATCTGTTATAACATCCGATGATAACTTTTGTTGATTTCACAGAAGGAGGAGAGAGTTTGGCGGGATCATCCATCTTCACCTTTCAGAAAGTGAAACGAGGCCACAGCATGGCACAGACCGGTGAGCTCATGTCAACAACCAACACgcaaataattaataaatctaTAGGCTCTCAAATGATCTGAACTTGTAGATTTGAGAATAATCTCATTGATGTATAAAGCCTAGGAAAGCATGTTAACAGACTGGTATCAAATCAGAAATGgactgaaatggaaaaaaaacattcaaacaaatGATGATTGTAAATTACAAAACTGTGGTATGAACagatcatgtattttttttttttatagactaAGGCTCCATTTatgataaatatgtatttaattatGTTTGTATAAATCTAAAGTAGAGTGCTTATTTCACCCACGCTTTTCAAATTAATCTTTAACTCAAAGGCTTCAGCCGACAGCTTTTTGGACaagttttatcatttatttgattgttttgttGATAATGCAGAAATATCATTaacttaaaggtcctatatcatgctttTTTAAGACCTTCCAAATTAAACTACAGCCAAATATGGTTAATATTTTccgttttgcaaaataaaatacaaatttataAAGAAATATGACTTACTTTCTTTCAACCCGTACATTGATGCGCACGGTTTCTCTGGAGCGCCCATTCCATGATGCAGCTCTAGAGCCCTGGCAGCATGGGCAACAGGCACTCCCACCAAGCTTTGTAAACACACTTCTACAGATGGAGGAGTGTAGTTCTGTGGAGActtatcgcaacaatttttaggattaCAGTTAGGTTTAGAGTAAGGTTTAGTCTGAGTCACACAACCTAAACTGACccatcatgtgacctaaactggccaaatagggtgctgcgtacggatagaatgtcggtgtaTTAACATGACAAGTTGGTTTGCATGAAATAAGACctttaatgtttgtttaaagAGACCAAAATACTAATACCGGTATATTTTCGTAATTTTGcagcacattttttaaattttcattatGTCATGCTCTTCCAATAGAGCACTTTTTTGGGTATTCTCCACTTTGAACAGAGGTaaactttcaagccccacctgtgcccattgccccacaaataatcctgacaaatagcACATTTACAAATTTATTTAAC
This window contains:
- the LOC114479488 gene encoding uncharacterized protein LOC114479488 isoform X2, with the protein product MEGEPLSALCTPALVVDVDKVKRNAQRMIQRCNKLGVQLRPHMKTHKTLECADVMTGGSRRCIVVSTLAEACFYADHGFDDILYAYSLPFDKVERCAALSERLDLFQVLLDHPEALEQLKNRPLRNGRQWHVWLKLDCGNGRAGVLHSEPEALSLARAVSLTDGVELTGVYAHCGNTYNCRGVEQIHAVAQETTTFTLQFMEKLKAVGITCKSSIGSTPSCSHPVDDMSQLSEVHPGNYVFYDTQQSVIGSCCLEDIAVRVLTRVIGHCPHRNQLLIDCGWCGLSLDGAGKLPTGYALIEGHPDLKLVSMTQEHGRVEPISGPLDYSKYPLGSLLTLIPYHACATAMMHPVYYVHSEGRLVGKWTPTRGW
- the LOC114479488 gene encoding uncharacterized protein LOC114479488 isoform X1, which gives rise to MFPCSVGPSRTPAGSMEGEPLSALCTPALVVDVDKVKRNAQRMIQRCNKLGVQLRPHMKTHKTLECADVMTGGSRRCIVVSTLAEACFYADHGFDDILYAYSLPFDKVERCAALSERLDLFQVLLDHPEALEQLKNRPLRNGRQWHVWLKLDCGNGRAGVLHSEPEALSLARAVSLTDGVELTGVYAHCGNTYNCRGVEQIHAVAQETTTFTLQFMEKLKAVGITCKSSIGSTPSCSHPVDDMSQLSEVHPGNYVFYDTQQSVIGSCCLEDIAVRVLTRVIGHCPHRNQLLIDCGWCGLSLDGAGKLPTGYALIEGHPDLKLVSMTQEHGRVEPISGPLDYSKYPLGSLLTLIPYHACATAMMHPVYYVHSEGRLVGKWTPTRGW